In one Ictalurus furcatus strain D&B chromosome 28, Billie_1.0, whole genome shotgun sequence genomic region, the following are encoded:
- the mis12 gene encoding protein MIS12 homolog, producing the protein MAEDRETNMGSVSSDSLKLYEAQFFGFTPQTCMMRMNSAFQDCLYEMLVVVESVFVRKLSQGKDPPEELRVKTRECTQKLLQFLQERFRKLSARMEALLVSSVLSVPENVLLPEDESHRKNPESNEELLKLEASTAELQKSYEAEMCAKRALLAELAEQKETQEQLDEVLQWIDELRLSWRKEGMGNIRDSFQNMIETVNQLQGEMETIRKKSKSLDLSRNSRSLLATSLAGWR; encoded by the exons ATGGCGGAGGACCGTGAAACAAACA TGGGATCCGTGTCCTCGGATTCCCTCAAGCTGTACGAGGCGCAGTTCTTCGGCTTCACCCCTCAGACCTGCATGATGAGGATGAACAGCGCCTTCCAGGACTGTCTGTACGAGATGCTCGTAGTCGTCGAGTCAGTGTTTGTCCGAAAACTGTCCCAGGGCAAAGATCCGCCCGAAGAGCTTCGCGTAAAGACTCGAGAGTGCACGCAGAAACTGCTGCAGTTCCTGCAGGAACGCTTCAGGAAGCTGTCGGCTCGCATGGAGGCTCTGCTGGTGAGCAGTGTCCTTTCGGTGCCCGAAAACGTCCTTCTGCCTGAAGACGAGTCTCACCGGAAAAACCCGGAGAGCAACGAAGAGCTTTTAAAGCTGGAGGCTTCGACCGCAGAGCTGCAAAAGTCTTACGAGGCAGAGATGTGTGCGAAACGAGCTCTCCTGGCCGAGCTCGCGGAGCAGAAGGAAACGCAGGAGCAGCTGGACGAGGTGCTGCAGTGGATCGACGAGCTGCGTTTATCCTGGAGGAAGGAGGGAATGGGAAATATCCGAGACAGCTTCCAGAATATGATTGAGACTGTGAACCAACTGCAGGGTGAGATGGAGACGATCCGGAAGAAGAGCAAATCCTTAG ACCTAAGCCGGAACAGCAGGAGTCTGCTCGCTACCAGTTTAGCAGGATGGAGGTGA
- the derl2 gene encoding derlin-2 has protein sequence MAYQTFQQEYLQIPVVTRTYTTACVLTTAAVQLELITPFQLYFNPDLILKQYQVWRLVTNFLFFGPVGFNFLFNMIFLYRYCRMLEEGSFRGRTADFVFMFLFGGLLMTIFGMFVSLVFLGQAFTIMLVYVWSRRNPNVRMNFFGLLNFQAPFLPWVLMGFSLLLGNSIIVDLLGIAVGHVYFFLEDVFPNQPGGSRWLRTPSFLKMLFDTPEEDPNYNPLPEDRPGGFPWGEGQRLGG, from the exons atggcttACCAGACATTCCAGCAGGAATATTTACAGATTCCAGTGGTTACAAGGACGTACACAACGGCCTGTGTGCTCACTACAGCGGCTGTT CAATTAGAGCTCATTACACCTTTCCAGCTGTACTTCAACCCTGATTTGATATTAAAGCAATACCAG GTATGGCGGCTCGTGACCAACTTTCTGTTCTTCGGCCCCGTCGGCTTCAACTTCTTGTTCAACATGATCTTTTT ATACCGCTACTGTCGAATGCTGGAGGAGGGCTCGTTCCGGGGCAGAACTGCTGACTTTGTCTTCATGTTCCTGTTTGGCGGTCTACTCATGACC ATATTTGGCATGTTTGTGAGTCTTGTGTTCCTGGGCCAGGCGTTCACTATCATGCTCGTGTACGTGTGGAGCAGACGGAACCCCAACGTGCGAATGAACTTCTTCGGCCTGCTCAACTTCCAAGCCCCTTTCCTGCCGTGGGTCCTCATGGGATTCTCCCTGCTCCTGGGCAACTCCATCATCGTAGACCTTTTAG GCATTGCGGTCGGGCATGTGTATTTCTTCCTGGAGGATGTATTTCCCAACCAACCCGGTGGAAGCAGATGGCTAAGAACCCCTTCTTTTCT TAAAATGCTGTTTGACACACCAGAGGAAGATCCCAACTACAACCCCCTCCCAGAGGATCGCCCAGGAGGGTTTCCCTGGGGCGAGGGCCAACGTCTAGGGGGTTAA